In Paenibacillus phoenicis, one genomic interval encodes:
- a CDS encoding HAD family hydrolase, giving the protein MERQAVKLSRPEAMIFDMDGTLFKTETLLIPVFHKVFDQLRKEGLYAGETPPEELILSCLGMLLPDIWRRVIPNHSETVHRRADELLLEYELEGLQQLATELYPQVPETLQELKARGVRLFVASNGLEHYVKGVAEAHGIAPLFEGLFSAGEFQTATKVDLVKLLLDRHGITRAWMIGDRSSDVEAGKRNGLAVIGCAYAGFGDDRELAGSDVRIRNFDELISLYDQAAEEA; this is encoded by the coding sequence ATGGAGAGACAGGCTGTCAAGCTTTCTAGGCCGGAAGCGATGATCTTTGACATGGACGGGACGTTATTCAAAACAGAAACGCTGCTCATACCGGTTTTTCATAAGGTGTTTGACCAGTTGCGAAAAGAAGGGTTGTATGCCGGGGAGACGCCGCCGGAAGAATTGATCCTGAGCTGCTTGGGGATGCTGCTGCCGGACATCTGGCGCCGGGTGATTCCGAACCATAGCGAGACGGTGCATCGCCGGGCCGATGAACTGCTGCTGGAATATGAGCTGGAAGGGCTGCAGCAGCTGGCTACCGAGTTGTATCCGCAAGTGCCGGAAACGTTGCAGGAGCTCAAAGCACGGGGCGTACGGCTGTTTGTTGCCAGCAACGGGCTAGAGCATTATGTCAAAGGAGTGGCCGAGGCGCATGGAATTGCTCCGCTGTTTGAAGGGCTCTTTAGCGCAGGGGAGTTTCAAACGGCGACCAAAGTCGATCTCGTCAAGTTGCTCCTAGATCGGCATGGCATCACCCGCGCGTGGATGATTGGGGACCGCTCCTCGGATGTTGAAGCGGGCAAACGGAACGGGCTAGCCGTGATCGGCTGCGCCTATGCCGGCTTCGGGGATGACCGGGAGCTGGCCGGCTCCGACGTGCGGATTCGCAACTTCGATGAACTGATCTCCTTGTATGATCAGGCGGCGGAGGAAGCGTAA
- a CDS encoding YheC/YheD family endospore coat-associated protein, with the protein MSQPVLGILTLYLNDKKLLEERHIYQRMITEGKKMGLDIFVFTPMDVIDQKKQILALEYDPKGKKWFRKWRSFPDLIFDRCRIQRSKRFEQLLKFRARYRHLTFLNRPLRNKWTIYQTLSRKSRFRSNLPETVLFQSSSDVFNLLKKYSAVYVKPINGTGGRGILRVERLDSNLFLIQGRRQNRNIIAPQKIHKSRLGTFLLGWKGSGRFIAQQGIQIKLPSGRVHDYRMLVQKNGQGQWEVTGCAGRVGPPRSVTSNLHGGGHAVAMNTLLKQWIPSEERQQEVRRTAEKLSLEVAAYLEETFGALCELALDLAINRHGQIYLLEVNPKPAREVFHQSGDSQAYRAAIIRPLEYALWLHKQKAASPSN; encoded by the coding sequence TTGTCACAACCCGTCCTGGGCATCCTGACCTTGTACCTCAATGACAAGAAGCTGCTGGAGGAACGCCATATCTACCAGCGCATGATCACTGAGGGAAAAAAAATGGGCCTGGACATATTCGTGTTCACCCCAATGGACGTGATTGACCAGAAAAAGCAGATCCTTGCCCTCGAGTACGATCCAAAGGGCAAGAAATGGTTCCGCAAATGGCGCAGCTTCCCAGACCTGATCTTTGACCGCTGCCGGATCCAGCGCAGCAAGCGGTTCGAGCAGCTGCTGAAGTTTCGGGCGCGTTACCGTCATCTGACCTTCCTCAACCGGCCGCTGCGCAATAAGTGGACGATATATCAAACCTTGTCCCGCAAAAGCCGATTCCGGTCCAACCTGCCGGAGACGGTGTTATTTCAAAGCAGCAGCGATGTGTTTAACCTGCTCAAAAAGTATTCCGCCGTCTACGTCAAACCGATTAACGGCACGGGAGGCCGCGGCATCCTGCGGGTAGAACGCCTGGACAGCAATCTCTTCCTGATCCAGGGACGGAGACAGAACCGCAATATCATCGCTCCCCAGAAAATCCACAAATCCCGGCTGGGCACGTTCCTGCTGGGCTGGAAAGGAAGCGGACGCTTCATCGCCCAGCAGGGCATCCAGATCAAGCTGCCCAGCGGCCGCGTTCACGACTACCGGATGCTGGTGCAGAAGAACGGTCAAGGCCAATGGGAAGTGACCGGCTGCGCCGGAAGGGTGGGTCCTCCCCGCAGCGTCACCTCCAATCTCCACGGCGGCGGTCATGCCGTGGCGATGAATACGCTGCTGAAGCAGTGGATCCCAAGCGAGGAGCGGCAGCAGGAGGTGCGCCGGACGGCGGAGAAGCTCAGTCTGGAGGTCGCAGCCTACCTCGAGGAGACGTTTGGGGCCTTGTGCGAGCTGGCACTAGATTTGGCGATCAACCGCCATGGCCAGATCTACCTGCTTGAGGTGAACCCCAAACCTGCCCGCGAAGTGTTCCATCAATCGGGCGACTCCCAAGCGTACCGCGCAGCGATCATTAGGCCGCTGGAATACGCGTTATGGCTGCATAAGCAAAAAGCCGCTTCCCCCTCCAATTAG
- a CDS encoding GNAT family N-acetyltransferase has translation MEIRAVFVDDETPWEPQHSEILAFIRKYNSGRVPPTVLRNLLRLTPSDLKRPGCSLLVARIRAEDGERLAGASCVMDYGRKLCVVVVHPLYRGRGIGAGLLQAQLTRLGQLSFRVALSQIQSLRMCFRAGIYASGLTRDPNGKPLLLLETRPVSPTPATSVSHTSKEGDIIVTTRPGHPDLVPQ, from the coding sequence ATGGAGATCCGAGCCGTGTTCGTGGACGATGAGACTCCTTGGGAGCCGCAGCACAGTGAAATATTAGCTTTCATCCGAAAATATAACTCCGGCCGCGTTCCGCCCACCGTCCTCCGGAATCTGCTCCGGCTGACGCCAAGTGACTTGAAGCGGCCTGGCTGCTCCTTGCTCGTTGCCCGCATCCGAGCGGAGGACGGGGAGCGGCTGGCCGGCGCCTCTTGCGTCATGGATTACGGCCGCAAGCTATGCGTCGTCGTCGTCCATCCGCTGTACCGCGGCCGCGGGATCGGCGCGGGGCTGCTCCAAGCCCAGCTGACTCGGCTGGGGCAGCTTAGCTTCCGGGTGGCGTTGAGTCAGATTCAGAGCTTGCGCATGTGCTTTCGTGCAGGGATTTACGCTTCGGGCCTGACCCGGGATCCGAACGGGAAACCGCTGCTTCTGCTGGAGACCCGGCCCGTTTCCCCAACGCCTGCAACGTCGGTCTCCCATACCAGCAAAGAAGGTGATATTATTGTCACAACCCGTCCTGGGCATCCTGACCTTGTACCTCAATGA
- a CDS encoding YheC/YheD family endospore coat-associated protein, whose protein sequence is MNNPVLNEKKPVVAVLTVDDNVRLFRGNRSNFRDLVKTGQELDCPVYVLTAKDLKLSAKRVQGYLFHPEEKTWKKHWFPLPDVIYNRIPLREDEKKPEVRRKIDEVIQHESIHLFNPFFFNKRRLFEWLKKGRATKTLVPDTKKMLGPKTLTAMLEKYGSLYLKPEGGKAGKGIMLLRLDVDHPRPYRLTIQGKKRRNIIYRTAKLPLLWRRIKREAGMTPYIMQEGIELTSYRGRHFDMRVLVQKNGKGIWMVTGIGARLAGPKRITTHVPQGGSIEDPEKMLLPAFGSDMTTLLLSRIKSSALLIAKQIEKESGFLLGEMSMDLGVDTDGRLWFFEANAKPMKFDEPHIRKKSLERIFQYSQYLYRQPKHKP, encoded by the coding sequence ATGAACAATCCAGTATTGAACGAGAAGAAGCCCGTCGTCGCCGTGCTGACCGTGGATGATAACGTCCGGCTATTCCGCGGTAACCGCAGCAACTTCAGAGACCTCGTCAAAACCGGGCAAGAGCTGGATTGTCCCGTATATGTCTTAACGGCCAAAGACTTGAAGCTTAGCGCCAAACGCGTCCAAGGATATTTGTTCCACCCGGAGGAGAAGACGTGGAAGAAGCATTGGTTCCCCTTGCCCGACGTCATCTACAACCGCATCCCCCTCCGGGAGGATGAGAAGAAGCCGGAGGTGCGCCGCAAAATCGATGAGGTGATCCAGCATGAATCGATTCATCTGTTTAATCCTTTTTTCTTCAATAAACGGCGACTATTTGAATGGCTGAAGAAAGGCCGGGCGACCAAAACGCTTGTGCCGGACACGAAAAAAATGCTAGGACCCAAAACGCTGACCGCGATGCTGGAGAAATACGGCTCCCTGTACCTTAAGCCTGAGGGCGGAAAAGCCGGAAAAGGGATCATGCTGCTACGACTGGACGTGGATCATCCGAGACCTTACCGGCTGACAATCCAAGGGAAGAAGCGCCGAAACATCATTTATCGAACCGCCAAGCTGCCCTTGTTGTGGAGGAGAATCAAAAGAGAAGCCGGGATGACGCCCTACATCATGCAGGAGGGCATCGAGCTAACCTCCTATCGTGGACGCCACTTCGACATGCGCGTGCTCGTGCAAAAGAACGGCAAAGGCATTTGGATGGTGACCGGGATCGGCGCCCGTCTGGCCGGACCGAAACGGATTACAACCCATGTTCCGCAAGGCGGCAGCATTGAAGACCCGGAGAAGATGCTTCTCCCCGCCTTCGGGTCCGATATGACGACACTGCTCCTCAGCCGGATTAAGTCCAGCGCCCTCTTGATCGCCAAGCAAATCGAGAAGGAATCGGGCTTCCTGCTTGGGGAGATGTCCATGGATCTTGGGGTGGACACCGACGGACGCCTGTGGTTTTTCGAAGCGAACGCCAAGCCGATGAAGTTCGATGAGCCGCATATTCGCAAGAAATCGCTGGAGCGGATTTTTCAATACAGCCAGTATTTATACCGCCAACCGAAACACAAACCTTGA
- a CDS encoding YheC/YheD family endospore coat-associated protein has translation MSLTFCNVHFTQAPDRVVYVSGALMKNLKLSGKKLVHLRLGGDRVPATIKRINKAGNHLYLASGVRRGIKIPKPGGVYLRSQQEGEVQIGPLIGVLSDGPTSSPTNPFGSRTAFIKQLLRQGSRISYIFAFTPRDIHWGDETVNGYFLNEAGRFVRKRVPLPDVVYNRLPSRRAETTSSISQLRDRFVRRRIPFFNWSFFNKSDIYRLLEKDPTVGRYVPESIMSPTPEQIKEMLDRHSLVYYKPNSGSLGNGIYRLSYIPRSGYYARYRKNGRNALLRFSSFNSLMRTLQARHGRALRGYVAQQGIRLIEIDNCPIDFRFHMHKNGKNQWVVVGIGAKKAGKGSVTTHLKNGGSLLTPEQALTRAFGSRADEVLRNAKAVAITLAEAIESHQQHLIGEIGFDIGIDREEKIWMFEANAKPGRSIFKHPSLRAEGKASVDHILDHCLYLSKFRRRDGS, from the coding sequence ATGAGTTTGACTTTTTGCAACGTCCATTTCACGCAAGCCCCCGACCGGGTGGTTTACGTGTCAGGGGCTCTTATGAAGAATCTGAAGCTGTCCGGAAAAAAGTTGGTTCATCTGAGACTCGGGGGAGATCGGGTCCCCGCCACCATCAAACGGATTAATAAAGCGGGAAACCACTTGTACCTTGCCAGCGGCGTTCGCAGAGGCATTAAAATCCCCAAACCCGGCGGCGTCTACCTCCGCAGCCAGCAAGAGGGAGAAGTGCAGATCGGCCCGCTTATCGGCGTGTTGTCCGACGGCCCCACGTCCTCGCCAACGAACCCGTTTGGCTCGCGCACCGCATTCATCAAGCAACTCCTTCGGCAGGGAAGCCGGATATCCTATATCTTCGCGTTCACCCCGCGGGATATCCATTGGGGAGACGAAACGGTGAACGGCTACTTTCTGAACGAAGCTGGGCGGTTCGTGCGGAAGCGGGTACCGCTGCCCGACGTGGTGTATAACCGCCTCCCCAGTCGCCGAGCCGAAACGACCAGCTCGATCAGTCAGCTTCGGGACCGGTTCGTCCGCCGGAGGATTCCTTTCTTTAACTGGAGTTTTTTTAATAAATCCGATATTTACCGCCTGCTGGAGAAAGACCCGACGGTGGGACGCTACGTGCCCGAATCGATTATGAGTCCGACGCCGGAGCAAATTAAGGAGATGCTGGACCGGCATTCCCTGGTTTATTACAAGCCGAACAGCGGCAGTCTGGGCAACGGGATATATCGCCTGTCCTACATCCCGAGAAGCGGTTATTATGCCAGGTATCGGAAAAATGGCCGGAACGCCCTGCTGCGCTTCTCTTCCTTCAACAGCCTAATGCGCACGCTGCAAGCCAGACACGGCCGGGCGCTCCGCGGATACGTGGCCCAGCAGGGGATTCGTCTCATCGAAATCGACAACTGCCCGATCGATTTCCGCTTCCACATGCACAAGAACGGGAAGAACCAATGGGTTGTCGTTGGCATCGGCGCGAAAAAAGCCGGCAAAGGCAGCGTAACCACGCACTTGAAGAACGGCGGCTCCCTGCTCACTCCAGAGCAGGCGCTCACCCGCGCATTTGGCTCGCGTGCCGATGAGGTGCTGCGGAACGCGAAAGCCGTCGCGATCACGTTGGCCGAAGCGATTGAATCCCATCAGCAGCATTTGATCGGCGAGATCGGATTTGATATCGGGATCGACCGGGAAGAGAAAATTTGGATGTTCGAAGCGAACGCCAAGCCAGGCCGTTCGATCTTTAAACACCCTTCACTTCGGGCAGAAGGGAAGGCGTCAGTAGACCACATCCTGGATCATTGCCTCTACTTGAGCAAATTCCGGAGGAGAGATGGCTCATGA
- a CDS encoding YheC/YheD family endospore coat-associated protein has product MYKTSQGNVGILVSESSGPLPFAEVAFCRRLCRIGARHGLHVYVFCLSWIALGNAAGIPAYTFEHGTWIRKWCPRPDIIYDRCLIHDRKQQLRKHRLLERLAKEHPFVYLARGLAGKWAVYQALLECPEVAEYLPETALYQGQAQLDQWLQAHDGEAFLKPRNGTHGKRTLHVKWHLPRDEVRVVGRSGRNTVFRRRFSTKRAGLDWIDRFTGRQPFLVQPYLQLNSSDGEPFDVRVLMQKDAKGEWSLTGMAVRAGRKDSLTSNLHGGGTAHRALPYLIRELGESEGKAAEAAIRKLSLLIPAYLETRFGRLAELGLDFGVDRQGRVWVLEVNSKPGRSSFFRIGDPETARRSLENPIGYARYLLLSKP; this is encoded by the coding sequence ATGTACAAAACATCACAAGGGAACGTTGGCATCCTGGTCTCCGAAAGCAGCGGTCCGCTCCCCTTCGCGGAAGTTGCGTTCTGCCGCAGATTATGCCGCATCGGCGCAAGGCATGGGCTTCACGTGTACGTCTTCTGCCTCAGCTGGATCGCTTTGGGGAACGCTGCCGGCATTCCCGCCTACACCTTTGAACACGGAACCTGGATTCGCAAATGGTGCCCCCGGCCGGACATCATTTACGACCGCTGCCTGATCCATGACCGCAAGCAGCAGCTGCGCAAGCATCGTTTGCTCGAACGGCTGGCGAAAGAGCATCCCTTCGTTTATTTGGCCCGGGGTCTTGCGGGGAAATGGGCGGTATACCAAGCTCTGCTTGAATGCCCGGAGGTTGCCGAATATTTACCGGAAACGGCGCTGTACCAAGGGCAGGCTCAGCTGGACCAATGGCTGCAAGCCCATGACGGGGAAGCCTTCCTGAAGCCGCGGAACGGTACGCACGGCAAACGGACGCTGCACGTCAAATGGCATCTGCCGCGTGATGAAGTCAGGGTTGTCGGCCGGAGCGGGCGGAATACGGTCTTCCGGCGTCGCTTTTCCACCAAGCGAGCAGGGCTGGATTGGATTGACCGCTTTACCGGGAGACAGCCGTTCCTGGTTCAGCCGTATTTGCAGTTGAACAGCTCGGACGGCGAACCCTTTGATGTCCGCGTCCTCATGCAGAAAGACGCCAAGGGCGAATGGAGCTTGACGGGGATGGCGGTCCGCGCGGGCCGCAAGGATTCGCTAACCTCCAATTTGCATGGAGGCGGTACCGCCCATCGGGCACTGCCTTATCTCATTCGCGAACTCGGGGAGTCTGAAGGCAAAGCCGCTGAAGCCGCAATCCGCAAACTGTCACTCTTGATTCCGGCCTATCTGGAGACCCGTTTCGGCAGGCTGGCGGAGCTGGGCCTTGATTTCGGCGTTGACCGCCAAGGCCGTGTATGGGTGCTGGAGGTCAACTCCAAACCGGGGCGCTCCTCGTTCTTTCGGATCGGCGATCCGGAAACCGCCAGAAGGTCGCTGGAAAATCCGATAGGCTATGCCCGCTATTTACTGCTGAGCAAACCCTGA
- a CDS encoding YheC/YheD family endospore coat-associated protein — MPSKKITVQIMSPGILEDDILVLGDMLIKQWKIPTHLPLLLTFGSFRHRVKVIPLSRSDGVRMSSGLARKMGIQPRSPLRLIYRPHSSTLQLGPLLGVLLSQDFPGNPERPFGQMTKFCKELVNACSRQGVFVYFFTPNHIGTSTSQISGWVYGNGWKQTQLPAADVFYNRLNSRKLENKPSVQHFMKEVKSRYGSHFFNEKYLDKTEVFDALSRDASVQRYLPESHLFRNYAMLKAMCSKYPVVFLKPIKGSLGKGIIRISRLEGGAFQTLSTQVGGAQRQVYPSLAKLFTALSGKMKTTRYQIQQGLHLIEVDHRPVDFRALVQKNLYGKWNTTSIVARIAGNHHFVSNLARGGTLSKVKDAIARSSLPAGIKSKLALKLKKVALDVAQSVDAQIPAHFGEFGIDLAVETSGRVWLLEVNSKPSKNDNTPIGEDKIRPSVKQMIEYTRYLSGF, encoded by the coding sequence ATGCCCTCCAAAAAAATTACGGTACAAATCATGAGTCCGGGCATTCTTGAAGACGACATTCTCGTGCTCGGAGACATGCTGATCAAACAGTGGAAAATCCCAACGCATCTTCCGCTTCTACTCACCTTCGGATCATTTCGGCACCGCGTGAAGGTCATTCCCTTATCCAGATCCGACGGAGTTCGCATGAGCTCGGGTCTGGCTAGAAAAATGGGAATCCAACCGCGGTCGCCGCTGCGACTCATCTATCGGCCGCATTCCTCGACCCTTCAACTGGGTCCGCTGTTAGGAGTTCTGCTCAGTCAGGATTTCCCCGGTAATCCGGAACGGCCGTTTGGCCAAATGACCAAGTTCTGCAAAGAGCTCGTGAACGCCTGCTCGCGCCAAGGGGTATTCGTCTATTTCTTTACCCCCAATCATATCGGCACCAGCACAAGCCAGATCTCGGGCTGGGTCTATGGCAACGGGTGGAAGCAAACCCAGCTGCCCGCCGCAGATGTATTCTACAACCGGCTGAATTCGCGGAAATTGGAGAACAAACCTAGCGTACAGCATTTTATGAAAGAAGTAAAATCCCGCTACGGGAGCCATTTTTTCAACGAGAAATATCTCGACAAAACCGAAGTGTTCGACGCGCTTAGCCGAGATGCCTCCGTGCAGCGTTATTTGCCGGAATCGCATCTGTTTCGCAATTACGCGATGTTGAAAGCGATGTGCAGCAAATATCCCGTCGTCTTCCTGAAACCAATCAAGGGAAGCTTGGGCAAAGGCATCATCCGTATCTCGCGGCTTGAAGGCGGCGCCTTCCAGACCTTATCGACCCAGGTTGGTGGCGCACAGCGCCAAGTATATCCGAGCCTCGCTAAGCTGTTCACCGCGTTATCCGGCAAAATGAAAACGACTCGCTACCAAATCCAGCAGGGGCTTCACTTGATCGAGGTGGATCATAGGCCGGTTGATTTTCGGGCGTTGGTCCAGAAGAACCTGTACGGCAAATGGAATACGACTTCCATCGTGGCCCGGATCGCCGGGAACCATCATTTTGTGTCCAATCTGGCTCGCGGCGGCACGCTGAGTAAGGTGAAGGACGCGATTGCCCGCAGCTCGCTGCCGGCTGGAATCAAAAGCAAACTCGCCTTAAAGCTGAAGAAGGTGGCGCTGGACGTCGCCCAGAGCGTCGATGCGCAAATCCCGGCCCACTTCGGGGAGTTCGGGATTGATTTGGCGGTGGAAACGAGCGGCCGGGTGTGGTTGCTGGAGGTCAACTCCAAGCCGTCCAAGAACGATAATACTCCGATCGGCGAAGACAAAATCCGCCCTTCGGTCAAGCAAATGATCGAATATACCCGCTATTTGTCCGGCTTTTAG
- a CDS encoding DUF445 family protein, with protein MPDWLYVLVSVAVAAFVGGVTNHFAIKMLFHPRKPIHIGKFHVPFTPGLIPKRRDDIAESLGQVVAEYLVTAEGLQETVQRPAFRNKAENALRGFVERVSSSELTLRQAALRVWSEEEFEALKSKLAAGARATAMRGLARLWEHADLSSLPVKRLVPGWSEENRKAWSAALASALLGVVEEELLSANGQRMLSKMAAGLMDRAGGFLGTMAAIFVDEDKLVQKMTPALVQALRGEEALSKTAQAIETRLELYGEKPVAELLALLTGEEALSWLSGKLEQLPLERWLEQAENRPIRSLIEPWKASVQGFVPVLTERLLRLIAKGIPAAMQAVDLPGLVEEQVQRFPIERLEEVILSVSGKEFRAITWLGVLLGGIIGLFQSLLLLWLG; from the coding sequence GTGCCCGATTGGCTTTACGTGTTGGTGAGCGTCGCGGTGGCTGCTTTTGTCGGCGGCGTGACCAACCATTTTGCGATTAAAATGTTGTTTCATCCGCGCAAGCCCATACATATCGGCAAATTTCACGTTCCCTTTACACCGGGACTGATCCCGAAACGCCGTGACGATATCGCCGAATCATTGGGTCAGGTGGTGGCCGAGTATTTGGTGACGGCCGAAGGGCTGCAGGAAACCGTGCAGCGTCCGGCGTTCCGGAACAAGGCGGAGAATGCCTTGCGCGGCTTCGTGGAACGCGTAAGCTCCAGCGAGTTAACGCTTCGGCAAGCGGCACTCCGGGTGTGGAGCGAGGAGGAGTTCGAGGCGCTGAAGTCCAAGCTGGCGGCTGGGGCTAGAGCAACGGCGATGCGGGGGCTGGCGCGTCTATGGGAACATGCGGACCTAAGCAGCCTGCCAGTGAAGCGGCTTGTTCCCGGTTGGTCTGAGGAGAACCGCAAAGCCTGGAGCGCTGCGCTGGCCAGTGCGTTACTGGGCGTCGTGGAAGAGGAACTGCTGTCGGCCAACGGACAGCGCATGCTGTCGAAAATGGCGGCGGGGCTGATGGACCGGGCCGGCGGATTCCTTGGCACGATGGCGGCGATTTTTGTGGATGAGGACAAATTGGTGCAAAAAATGACCCCAGCGCTCGTTCAGGCGCTGCGGGGCGAGGAAGCTTTAAGCAAAACCGCCCAAGCGATCGAGACGCGGCTGGAGCTGTACGGCGAGAAGCCGGTGGCGGAACTGCTGGCGCTCTTAACCGGCGAAGAGGCGCTAAGCTGGCTGAGCGGCAAGCTGGAGCAGCTGCCGCTGGAGCGTTGGCTGGAGCAAGCGGAGAACCGACCGATTCGCTCGTTGATCGAGCCGTGGAAAGCGTCGGTGCAGGGCTTCGTTCCGGTGCTGACCGAGCGGCTACTGCGCTTGATTGCCAAGGGCATTCCGGCGGCGATGCAGGCGGTGGATTTGCCGGGCCTCGTCGAGGAACAGGTGCAGAGATTCCCGATCGAACGGCTGGAGGAGGTCATCCTCAGCGTCTCCGGCAAGGAATTTCGCGCCATTACTTGGCTTGGCGTATTGCTTGGCGGAATCATCGGCTTGTTCCAGTCGCTGTTACTGCTATGGTTGGGTTAG
- a CDS encoding YlbF family regulator, giving the protein MNIYDKAHELAAALKDSQEVAEITAAMKLVEADPESKRMLDDFRVRQNEVQQRMMAGEMPTQEEMEQMEKQFEVLSLNLNIRRLFDAERRLSVIIQDVNKIITDSLVHLYGAGI; this is encoded by the coding sequence ATGAACATTTATGACAAAGCACATGAACTGGCGGCAGCCTTGAAGGACAGCCAGGAGGTAGCCGAAATCACGGCAGCGATGAAGCTGGTGGAGGCCGATCCCGAAAGCAAACGGATGCTCGACGATTTTCGGGTTCGCCAAAATGAAGTCCAGCAGCGAATGATGGCTGGAGAGATGCCGACGCAAGAGGAAATGGAACAAATGGAGAAACAGTTCGAGGTGCTGAGTCTGAACTTGAATATCCGTCGTCTGTTTGACGCCGAACGCCGGCTTAGCGTGATCATTCAGGACGTCAACAAGATTATTACGGACAGCCTGGTCCACCTGTACGGCGCGGGGATCTAA
- the hemG gene encoding protoporphyrinogen oxidase, with product MEPLLAGIYAGDTAELSLKATFPQFREMGRKHRSLILGLLASKKQPAPKPREGVPKVAYNSLFLTLEGGLTVMTDALAAALQEERVITGQAVVGLTRQGHRYQMELSGDERTEVEAVILATPAYAAARLLQDQIAAAVYLEQIRYVSVANLAFAYRREEIQHDLNGSGVLIPRGEGRMITAITWTSSKWLHSAPADRMLLRTYIGRLGDEAWTRLSEPEVRRRVAAELKELMGIEAEPLFCEMSSLPASMPQYPDGHVERLQELRVELERTMPGVLLCGAGYGGVGIPDCIRQGKESAEAMLTGLGDER from the coding sequence ATGGAGCCGCTGCTCGCCGGCATTTATGCCGGAGATACGGCGGAGCTTAGCTTGAAGGCGACGTTCCCGCAATTTAGGGAGATGGGGCGGAAACATCGCAGTTTGATCCTCGGCCTCCTGGCGAGCAAGAAACAACCCGCTCCGAAGCCGCGGGAGGGAGTGCCGAAGGTGGCGTATAACAGCCTATTTTTGACGTTGGAGGGCGGATTAACCGTGATGACGGACGCTTTGGCCGCGGCCTTACAGGAAGAGCGTGTGATCACTGGACAAGCGGTGGTTGGACTGACACGGCAGGGTCACCGTTATCAGATGGAGCTCAGTGGAGATGAGCGGACCGAGGTGGAAGCCGTCATCCTGGCGACTCCAGCTTATGCGGCGGCTCGCCTGCTACAGGATCAGATCGCCGCTGCGGTCTATTTGGAGCAAATCCGTTATGTTTCGGTGGCAAATTTGGCGTTTGCCTACCGGCGCGAGGAGATCCAGCATGATTTGAACGGGTCCGGCGTATTGATCCCGCGCGGCGAAGGGCGGATGATTACGGCAATCACCTGGACGTCCTCCAAGTGGCTGCACTCAGCGCCGGCAGATCGGATGCTGCTTCGGACGTATATCGGCCGTTTGGGGGATGAAGCCTGGACCCGGCTGTCCGAACCGGAGGTCCGTCGGCGCGTAGCTGCTGAACTCAAGGAGTTAATGGGGATCGAGGCTGAACCGCTCTTTTGCGAAATGTCGTCATTGCCTGCCTCGATGCCGCAATATCCGGATGGTCATGTGGAGCGTCTGCAAGAGCTGCGCGTTGAGCTGGAGCGGACGATGCCCGGCGTCTTGCTGTGCGGTGCGGGATACGGCGGGGTTGGCATTCCCGATTGCATTCGTCAAGGCAAGGAATCGGCGGAAGCGATGTTAACCGGGTTAGGAGATGAACGGTGA
- a CDS encoding DUF2249 domain-containing protein, which yields MANQIVELDVRPILRRGEEPFSVIMDTVGKLQEGDSLVLHATMKPVPLLKVLEGKGYRHECEQLAADHWKVTFEPIQA from the coding sequence ATGGCAAACCAGATCGTTGAACTCGACGTTCGGCCGATTCTTCGCCGCGGCGAAGAGCCGTTCAGCGTTATTATGGACACGGTTGGGAAGCTGCAGGAGGGTGACAGCCTTGTTCTGCACGCCACAATGAAGCCCGTCCCGCTCCTGAAGGTGCTTGAAGGTAAGGGCTACCGTCATGAATGCGAACAACTGGCAGCGGATCATTGGAAGGTGACATTTGAACCGATTCAAGCTTAG
- a CDS encoding DUF2249 domain-containing protein — MSQFKATVNATEYPPQLKHKTIFATFNSLEPGEAMLLINDHDPVPLRFQFEAMHPGGFTWEYIEQGPEMFQVKIGKN, encoded by the coding sequence ATGAGTCAATTCAAAGCTACTGTCAACGCCACCGAATATCCGCCGCAGCTCAAGCATAAGACCATCTTTGCAACCTTTAATTCCCTGGAGCCGGGGGAAGCGATGCTGCTGATTAACGACCATGACCCGGTACCGCTCCGGTTTCAGTTCGAGGCCATGCATCCCGGCGGTTTCACTTGGGAGTACATTGAGCAGGGGCCAGAGATGTTCCAGGTGAAAATCGGCAAAAACTAA